The genomic segment CCTCCGCCTGTATGGGACGAATGGGCCCGGCAGACGCACAgggcgcatcgcgcttcACCGACACAGCAGCCCATGCCATGGCAAGCGATTCTGGAGGCCGAGGATATCGACACGAATCGCGTGCGTCTAATTCTAGCTCCGTGGATCTTTACGCATGGCCAGCCGCACCAAGCCACAGCGCGACGCGATAGCCCAGCGCGTGTAGCGCGTGTAGCGCCCCCCTTTATCAGTTGGTAGAAATCGGGTTCCACGAAAAAAAGGCCCTGGTGGACGCAGAGGTTTTCTTCGCTCCTTCCACCACGGCACACGTGTAGTCCCTTTTGTCGCTGTGTATGGACGTGACGCCGCCGATCGTGGACTTGAGCCACCATGGTGAAGGGCCCGCCGCTGCACGAAAGGAAAAGACACGCGTAGCAGCGCCTCACTTGCCGTCGACGGAGATTTTGCCGTCCAATGGCCTCGCGGCCCTCTATGAtcctgtgccgctgccgctgccgaaAAGCTCAGCGTCCGCCccgcgccgcacgtcgcgtgCATCCCGAAAACGTATGCGCACAGAAGAGGCCATCGAGCAGCAAGCAtccaagtcgtcgtcgacgtcgtcggctGCTGACCTGGCAGCTCTGGGTGTCACGCCCAGAGCGACGGAGGACGAACTCGAGGCTCTGAACAACGACTTTTGCGACACGTGTCATGGCCATGGACGATTCATATGCTGTGATGGATGCCCGCGCAGCTTTCATTTTGCGTGCGTGTGTccgccgctcgacgtgGACGAAATGCCCTTCCCGAACGGCACGCTCTTACCACACGCTGACCATGCTCAACCTCATGACATGCGGGCTCAACGCGCGCTGGCGGACGACAGCTGGTTTTGCCAGGTGTGCTTCTCCGAGCGCATGCTACCGACTCGTGCGCCTGAGGGGTATGGACCCTTTGGTGTGCTCctccagcaccttgacACACAAAACCCGCGCATATTTGCTCTTCCCGACGACATTCGCACATACTACAAGGGCGTCGGAACAGGGCCGGATGGTGTGTACATGGACACCATCGCGCAGCGGCCTGTAAAGCTCAGTCGGCAAGGATTTGCAGAAGATCGCGACCCGTACCAGCTGCGAGACAAGCATGGCGCAGCGGTCTTGTGCTTCCGATGCGGACAAAGCGCCCTGCCTGACGGTCCTACTGCTGCACAGggcggtgcatcgcatgGCCGCCGCATGCTGAGCTGCGACTTTTGCACCCTGCACTGGCACCTCGACTGTGTCGACCCGCCCTTGACTGGCATGCCGCCAGCTACGCGCCGCTGGCGATGTCCGGCACACAACACACCAGGTCGTCCACGCATGCGCATACCCCGAGCTCCGCAGCACACACGCACTATTCAGGTCGCCCCCGGAGCACCACTGCCTGCGACAGGCGATGCCTATGTACACATTGTGCCGGATCCTCATGACAAGTTCTTTGACCCTGAGACTGGTGCAGGGCGTGCAAAGCCATACGAGGACGTGACGCTAGATACGGACCACATACGCACACGCTACAGGATTCCCGAAAAAACCATCCGCCTCGCATTTTGGACTGCCATTACACGTCAATGGCGGCGGCAACAACCGCCCACGCCCTCAGCACCTGCTCCTACAAGCTCGCCCCGTGTCAGTTACCCACCCTTGGATACACTTGTCGATGTGGCCGTCAGTCAAAACGAGCCCTTGGAATTCGTGCCGACACCCACAGGCGAGGTACATGCGGAGTACGCGACTGCGACGCGAGCCTCTCTCCAGCCAGATGCATTGCCGTATGTGCCCAGTCAGCGGTCCTCCTACGAAGGGAACGAGCGCCCATCAGGGCAGGTTCCCAGCACGTACCTCTACCCACGGGAAATccgcgagctgcgtgacCTCAAACGCACCGTCGAAATGCTGGGTGGattcgagcgcgtgcgtggcctgcTGGAAAAGGTGGCGTCGCATGAATAGCAGTCTCATAACTACACGTATGTATCGTATACGTCGTGCTCGTCATCCGACGTAGGTACACTAGCATGAACGGAGTGGGTAtatgggcggcggtgcacCGGGGGGAAAGGTGAGGGCTGACGGTCCATGTCGGCTGCAATGCTTTCCAGGGACACTTCGCCTgtgagcgccgcatggAAAGCAACAGCCCGCGTCCGTGCGCGTCCACGTCGAATAGGACATCTTCGGGGGCCGTGCGGCATCTCATTCACGCAAAGCCGCTGGAGATAAGCCCGGCACGTcactcgcgcggcacggtGCTCCTCAGCAGCAGAGGCCAGCGCGCACGCCTCGAGACGTGGGCCAATAACGGCAGATAACTTGACGAGGCGCTTATCAGGAACATGGCGCTCACCCATCTTGGTGAATAGAGTGCTTTTTGCATACTGAACTTCGTGTGCGGCCCGTAATGACGCTAGCGCCTGAGCGCCAGCCTTGACGACGAGATCCTCGACTTCGTCACTTCCAAGACCGGCAAAGCGGGCACAAGCTtcgatgtgcgtgcgtcTTTTTGGTGCTGAATCACGGGGTAAAAAGTACGCGTCACAGATACAGCATCGTTCTAGAGCACGAAGCACCGTGGCATGCATTCAAGTGGCAACCAGGCACGGCGCGTCCTTGGACAATTTCGTGTCACATCACGTGGCTCCAGGGGCGACGCCAATAAACAGGTGTTGTACCAACACAAGTAGGGCGTCTCTCCGCCATGTCAACAAGCACGCCCGACACGTCGGTGAGCGTGCCAGACAACCAATCTCCTTTTTTGGTGAGTGACTCGAGCTATCAAAGCGATGAAGGTGTGTTGGAGCGCGCCAGAATGTACGTATGACACCTCTCACGCAGACTTCTAGAGGAACACGCCCATGACACACCGGGCGTGCAAGCCCTGAAAGAGCGTTTTCAGCGCACCACTGATCCCGAGGACGTCTTAGCCGACACAGAACTCCAGCTGGACTGGGACTTGTaccgcgacgtgccggaTGCGATCGTGCAGGAAGAGGCTTTGTTGTTAGACTATTTCCGCAAACTCAAGTTTATCTACTTGGAGCAAGAAACCAAGCTACGCTTCTTAGCTGACCTGCAAGATGATCCAGAGACCGGGCAAGAGCCGCAAATCTTGTCCACGGCGGATGTGGCGCACCGCGAGCAGGAGTGTAAGCGCGTCAAGCAACAGCTCGTGGAAGCCAAGACCAACGTCCGGCGTCTTCGATCCGATATTGATGAGGTGTCTGATGCACTTATCGAGCCATGGGAAGCAGTCGAACAGCACACATCAGAAGCCGCATCTCTTCTTTCCGATATTACAGATATGGAGCTGGAGCTGGCCAAGATCAAGGCGGCAGAAGGTACACATGGCTCGCTGACGACAGCCGAGGCTGAGGCTGTCTGTGATGAGCAGATTCTCTCGATGCAGGCCATCGATGACGAAACGACACATATCGTCCACGACATGGAGGCCGCTAAAAAGGAGCTGTCTGAGGCGC from the Malassezia restricta chromosome II, complete sequence genome contains:
- a CDS encoding PHD finger domain protein; this translates as MDVTPPIVDLSHHGEGPAAARKEKTRVAAPHLPSTEILPSNGLAALYDPVPLPLPKSSASAPRRTSRASRKRMRTEEAIEQQASKSSSTSSAADLAALGVTPRATEDELEALNNDFCDTCHGHGRFICCDGCPRSFHFACVCPPLDVDEMPFPNGTLLPHADHAQPHDMRAQRALADDSWFCQVCFSERMLPTRAPEGYGPFGVLLQHLDTQNPRIFALPDDIRTYYKGVGTGPDGVYMDTIAQRPVKLSRQGFAEDRDPYQLRDKHGAAVLCFRCGQSALPDGPTAAQGGASHGRRMLSCDFCTLHWHLDCVDPPLTGMPPATRRWRCPAHNTPGRPRMRIPRAPQHTRTIQVAPGAPLPATGDAYVHIVPDPHDKFFDPETGAGRAKPYEDVTLDTDHIRTRYRIPEKTIRLAFWTAITRQWRRQQPPTPSAPAPTSSPRVSYPPLDTLVDVAVSQNEPLEFVPTPTGEVHAEYATATRASLQPDALPYVPSQRSSYEGNERPSGQVPSTYLYPREIRELRDLKRTVEMLGGFERVRGLLEKVASHE